Proteins from a single region of Xiphophorus maculatus strain JP 163 A chromosome 22, X_maculatus-5.0-male, whole genome shotgun sequence:
- the dnajc9 gene encoding dnaJ homolog subfamily C member 9, which translates to MGLLERCRELFHTSNLYEVLGTNKEASEADIRKNYYKVSLKVHPDRAPDDPQATEKFQVLGKLYAVLSDKEQRAVYDEQGLVDEESDVLSQDRCWEEYWRLLFPKITVQDILEFEKKYKGSDEEREDVIRLYVQHEGDMDAITASALCSSQEDEPRLCRIIQAAIKSGEVEAFRAFTKESQAKKRARRKRADRERVEAEEMQKEMGLGEDEESLVMMLKKNQQSRERNFNSLMSDLEAKYSQKGTKPQKGKKAKK; encoded by the exons ATGGGTTTGCTCGAGCGGTGTCGGGAGCTGTTCCACACCTCCAACCTGTACGAGGTTCTGGGTACAAACAAAGAGGCGAGTGAGGCAGACATCCGAAAGAATTACTACAAAGTGTCGCTGAAGGTCCATCCAGATAGGGCTCCAGACGACCCGCAAGCCACAGAGAAGTTTCAG GTGCTGGGGAAGCTTTATGCGGTGCTGAGCGACAAGGAGCAGAGGGCCGTGTATGATGAGCAGGGCTTGGTGGATGAAGAGTCGGACGTCCTCAGTCAGGACCGCTGCTGGGAAGAATACTGGAGACTGCTCTTCCCCAAG ATCACGGTGCAGGACATCCTCGAATTTGAGAAGAAGTACAAGGGATCCGACGAAGAGCGGGAGGACGTGATCCGACTGTACGTGCAGCACGAGGGGGACATGGATGCCATCACGGCGTCGGCTCTCTGCAGCTCTCAGGAGGACGAGCCCAGGCTGTGTCGCATCATCCAGGCTGCCATCAAGAGCGGAGAAGTGGAGGCCTTCCGAGCTTTTACGAAGGAGAGTCAGGCGAAGAAGAGGGCTCGGAGAAAGAGG GCTGACCGGGAGCGAGTAGAAGCCGAGGAAATGCAGAAAGAAATGGGGCTCGGTGAGGATGAGGAGAGCCTTGTCATGATGCTAAAG aaaaaccaGCAGTCCAGAGAGAGGAATTTCAACAGCTTGATGTCAGATCTGGAAGCAAAGTACTCGCAAAAAGGCACGAAaccacaaaaaggaaaaaaagccaaaaaataa
- the LOC102216803 gene encoding protein NDNF-like encodes MALSWCPFATLMLVWGSLTPQVHSALAPENEVPLRPTTWLPEGKIMTVTLPKGRTRRLYFTLKKKTSAMSVTVSPCSLPIEWSLAARTLKDKPLKNLQWSTKKNTPEVWWRGPGTEEKIHSFTGDTVDTYNSPSHLSASVYVVRLRSKQQSTRATVFLQEGQGPSGIFPRLPADPRVHTLGVGMTSVTLSWQPSSSITSLPKAKNGYDYCVLVNSLQNYPSLCAAQKRERGEKDQSQGKKEKKRQATPWPILKEWWWEQWESYPESQSLPSSLADDFDNLQCVCQGMENVCTVSELLPDTSYYFDVFVLDKVNGTSAAYKGASARTHEEARAAVVPLREGELRWVTFQDGGSDSQQFFSFRPRGWQQSGLLTLQSCGGGEKMKVTVSNKGRVLTTQGVETELIHIWLQGSPSYLIHLQQEGTATRKVTSVKDAERLAALKASVKMQVSSAYHRRGVPSLPSTLQIKSFNRLRGCNSVTLAWMGTEERSLYCVYRRKLSGFDAETGGASALTAPCLGPESRSDTERVLCKYFQELNPRRAVTTAVIGGLEPGVAYVFDVYLMRRWGIPIKYASKMVKTRKEC; translated from the exons ATGGCGTTATCCTGGTGTCCTTTTGCGACTTTGATGCTGGTTTGGGGATCTTTGACGCCCCAGGTTCACTCGGCGCTGGCACCGGAGAACGAGGTGCCACTTCGCCCAACTACATGGTTACCAGAGGGGAAGATCATGACAGTAACTCTTCCGAAAGGACGAACTCGAAG GTTATATTTCACGCTGAAGAAGAAGACCTCTGCGATGTCGGTGACTGTGAGTCCTTGCAGCCTCCCCATTGAATGGAGCCTGGCCGCTCGCACTCTGAAGGACAAACCGCTCAAAAACCTGCAAT GGAGCACCAAGAAAAACACGCCTGAGGTGTGGTGGCGAGGCCCTGGCACAGAAGAGAAAATCCACAGCTTCACTGGTGATACAGTGGACACCTACAACAGCCCTTCACATCTCAGCGCTTCTGTCTACGTCGTGAGGCTGCGTTCAAAACAGCAAAGCACCAGAGCTACAGTTTTCCTCCAAGAAGGCCAAGGGCCTTCAGGAATATTCCCTCGACTACCAGCTGACCCACGAGTTCACACGTTAGGAGTTGGTATGACCAGTGTCACCCTCAGCTGGCAGCCCAGTTCCTCCATAACAAGCCTCCCAAAGGCAAAAAACGGTTACGATTATTGCGTGCTTGTTAACTCTCTGCAAAACTACCCCAGCCTCTGTGCTGCTcaaaagagggagagaggggaGAAAGATCAGAGTCAAGgcaagaaggagaaaaagagacAAGCAACACCATGGCCAATCTTAAAAGAGTGGTGGTGGGAGCAGTGGGAGAGTTATCCCGAGTCCCAGAGTCTGCCGTCTTCACTTGCAGATGATTTTGATAATCTTCAGTGCGTGTGTCAGGGGATGGAGAACGTTTGCACGGTCTCTGAGCTCCTGCCTGACACCTCATATTACTTTGACGTTTTTGTGTTAGATAAGGTGAATGGGACCAGCGCAGCGTACAAGGGGGCTTCTGCGCGGACGCATGAGGAAGCCCGAGCTGCAGTCGTGCCTCTGAGAGAAGGAGAGCTAAGGTGGGTAACCTTTCAGGACGGAGGCTCAGACTCGCAGCAGTTCTTCAGTTTCCGTCCTCGGGGATGGCAGCAGAGTGGCCTCCTCACCTTGCAGAGCTGTGGTGGGGGTGAAAAGATGAAGGTAACTGTCTCCAATAAGGGACGGGTTTTGACCACTCAGGGTGTGGAAACAGAGTTAATCCACATTTGGCTCCAAGGAAGCCCTTCCTATCTTATCCACTTGCAACAAGAAGGAACTGCAACTAGGAAAGTAACTTCTGTTAAAGACGCAGAGCGACTAGCAGCTCTGAAAGCTTCGGTCAAAATGCAAGTTTCATCTGCCTACCATCGCAGAGGGGTCCCATCTCTACCGTCCACCTTGCAGATAAAATCTTTCAACCGGCTGCGAGGTTGCAACAGCGTCACCCTGGCCTGGATGGGAACAGAGGAAAGAAGTCTGTACTGTGTATACCGCAGAAAGCTCAGTGGCTTTGATGCAGAAACTGGGGGAGCATCAGCTCTGACCGCACCCTGTCTGGGCCCAGAGTCTCGCTCTGACACCGAAAGGGTTCTCTGCAAGTATTTCCAAGAGCTGAATCCTCGACGGGCCGTCACTACAGCTGTGATTGGGGGCCTGGAGCCAGGAGTGGCCTATGTGTTTGATGTGTATCTAATGAGACGCTGGGGGATCCCCATCAAGTATGCCAGCAAGATGGTGAAGACCAGAAAGGAATGCTGA